The proteins below come from a single Oryzomicrobium terrae genomic window:
- a CDS encoding LexA family protein encodes MSEQGEGGNKRGGVRAGAGRKPGGGAFGEPTVPVRVPQSQAPLVLDWLAHFKRRRESGLIAGDRAGEVRPVQAGPAQTVPLFASRVPAGFPSPADDYVDRGIDLNEHLIIHRDSTFILRVSGWSMRDAGIFDGDEIIVDRALPPRDGAVVVAVVDGELTVKRLRRGPDGVRLCAENPDYPDLVFRDGQEVTIWGVVTRALHRL; translated from the coding sequence GTGAGCGAGCAAGGCGAAGGGGGCAACAAGCGCGGCGGTGTCCGCGCCGGGGCCGGGCGCAAGCCCGGGGGCGGGGCCTTTGGCGAACCGACGGTGCCGGTACGGGTGCCGCAAAGCCAGGCACCCCTAGTGCTCGACTGGCTGGCCCATTTCAAACGTCGGCGTGAATCGGGCCTGATCGCCGGGGATCGAGCCGGGGAGGTCCGTCCGGTGCAGGCCGGCCCTGCCCAGACCGTTCCGTTGTTCGCCTCCCGGGTGCCAGCCGGGTTCCCCTCGCCGGCGGACGACTACGTGGACCGGGGGATTGATCTCAACGAGCATCTCATCATCCACCGCGACAGTACCTTCATCCTGCGCGTTTCGGGGTGGTCGATGCGCGACGCCGGCATCTTTGACGGCGACGAGATCATCGTGGACCGGGCCCTGCCGCCCCGGGACGGCGCGGTGGTCGTGGCGGTGGTGGATGGGGAGCTGACGGTCAAGCGCCTGCGTCGCGGGCCGGACGGGGTGCGGTTGTGCGCCGAGAATCCGGACTACCCGGACCTGGTCTTCCGCGACGGCCAGGAAGTGACCATCTGGGGGGTGGTTACCCGCGCCCTGCACCGCCTCTAG
- a CDS encoding Y-family DNA polymerase, with protein sequence MTRAIALVDVNNCYVSCERLFRPDLATRPVVVLSNNDGCVVSRSAEAKALGIPMGAPWFKIRGLASKQGVTAFSSNYALYADMSNRFMSILARFSPEREAYSIDECFLDLGGQAERVALGRRIRQTVQREIGLPVCVGIAPTKTLAKLANHLAKKQSAWGGVCDFGALPEGRQEALLRGIEVGEVWGVGWRLREALERRGIRTVWDLRQADAETLRQRFSVILERTVRELRGTPCLGLEQAVADKQQILSSRSFGRPVASCEDLAAAVAAYAARAAEKLRRQDSLAGAVGVYIRTYRHREDERPYYGQLVLPLAEASDDSLELIRVARLALQRIYRPGVRYAKAGVMLLGLVPRSGRQADLFTPPEVVVRQQRREGVMQVLDQVNRRWGGGTLGPGAAGLKHGVAWAMRRDHVSPAYTTAWRDLARVKA encoded by the coding sequence ATGACCCGCGCCATCGCCCTGGTGGATGTGAACAACTGCTACGTCTCCTGTGAGCGGCTGTTCCGCCCGGACCTGGCTACCCGGCCGGTGGTGGTGCTGTCGAACAACGACGGCTGCGTCGTCTCACGCAGTGCCGAAGCCAAGGCCCTGGGGATTCCCATGGGCGCCCCCTGGTTCAAGATCCGTGGCCTGGCCAGCAAGCAGGGGGTCACCGCGTTCTCATCCAACTACGCCCTCTATGCCGACATGAGCAATCGCTTCATGTCGATCCTGGCGCGTTTTTCCCCGGAGCGGGAGGCCTACTCCATCGATGAGTGCTTCCTCGATCTTGGCGGCCAAGCAGAGCGGGTCGCCCTGGGGCGGCGCATTCGCCAGACCGTGCAACGGGAGATCGGCCTGCCGGTATGTGTCGGCATCGCCCCAACCAAGACCCTGGCCAAGCTGGCCAACCATTTGGCCAAGAAGCAATCGGCCTGGGGCGGCGTGTGCGATTTTGGCGCTCTGCCGGAAGGTCGCCAGGAGGCGCTGCTGCGCGGTATCGAGGTGGGCGAAGTGTGGGGTGTCGGCTGGCGCTTGCGCGAGGCTTTGGAGCGGCGCGGCATCCGCACGGTATGGGACCTGCGCCAGGCCGATGCGGAAACCCTGCGCCAGCGCTTTTCAGTGATTCTGGAGCGCACCGTGCGCGAACTGCGCGGTACGCCCTGTCTTGGGCTGGAGCAGGCGGTGGCGGACAAGCAGCAGATTCTGTCCTCCCGCTCCTTTGGCCGCCCGGTGGCGTCCTGCGAGGATCTGGCGGCCGCCGTGGCGGCCTATGCCGCCCGGGCAGCAGAAAAGCTGCGCCGCCAGGATTCCCTGGCCGGGGCGGTGGGCGTCTATATCCGCACCTATCGGCACCGGGAGGATGAGCGGCCTTATTACGGCCAACTGGTTCTGCCCCTGGCGGAAGCCAGCGACGACAGCCTGGAACTGATCCGGGTGGCCCGGCTGGCGCTGCAGCGCATCTACCGGCCTGGGGTGCGCTATGCCAAGGCCGGCGTCATGCTGCTCGGCCTGGTGCCGCGCAGCGGGCGCCAGGCGGACTTGTTCACGCCGCCGGAGGTGGTGGTTCGGCAACAGCGCCGGGAGGGGGTGATGCAAGTGCTCGACCAGGTCAACCGGCGCTGGGGCGGCGGCACTCTGGGGCCGGGCGCCGCGGGCCTCAAGCACGGTGTGGCCTGGGCGATGCGGCGGGACCATGTTTCCCCTGCCTACACCACGGCTTGGCGGGATCTGGCGCGGGTCAAGGCCTGA
- the rpmG gene encoding 50S ribosomal protein L33: MREKIKLESSAGTGHFYTTTKNKRTTPEKLEIKKYDPKARKHVMYKETKLK, from the coding sequence ATGCGCGAAAAGATCAAGCTCGAATCCTCCGCCGGCACCGGCCACTTCTACACCACCACCAAGAACAAGCGCACCACGCCGGAAAAGCTTGAGATCAAGAAGTACGATCCCAAGGCTCGCAAGCACGTGATGTACAAGGAAACCAAGCTGAAGTGA
- the rpmB gene encoding 50S ribosomal protein L28, with protein sequence MARVCQVTGKAPMVGNNVSHANNKTKRRFLPNLHYRRFWVESENRFVRLRVSNAGLRVIDKKGIDVVLGELRARGEI encoded by the coding sequence ATGGCGCGTGTCTGCCAAGTGACGGGGAAAGCCCCGATGGTGGGGAACAACGTTTCCCACGCCAACAACAAAACCAAGCGCCGCTTCCTGCCGAACTTGCACTACCGCCGTTTCTGGGTGGAGAGCGAGAACCGCTTCGTGCGCCTGCGTGTTTCCAACGCCGGCCTGCGAGTCATCGACAAGAAGGGCATCGATGTCGTTCTCGGCGAGCTGCGTGCTCGTGGCGAGATCTAA
- a CDS encoding PilZ domain-containing protein: MIEHRMHRRFPVRWPVAIVFDHAAERSTYRGLTWDLSLGGAAILSERNLFVPGTVTLLISVPPLYPDHRQPLIEVRAKMAYTVLSNTHDCFRLGIRFEQFKDNGEQRLLDCLQARYEIIA, from the coding sequence ATGATCGAACACCGCATGCATCGGCGCTTTCCCGTGCGCTGGCCCGTGGCCATCGTCTTTGACCACGCGGCCGAACGCTCCACCTATCGGGGATTGACCTGGGACTTGTCCCTGGGGGGAGCCGCCATATTGTCCGAGCGCAACCTGTTCGTTCCCGGCACCGTCACCCTGCTCATCTCGGTGCCGCCGCTCTACCCGGACCATCGCCAGCCGCTGATCGAGGTCCGCGCTAAGATGGCCTACACGGTGCTGTCCAATACCCACGACTGCTTTCGTCTCGGCATCCGCTTCGAACAGTTCAAGGACAACGGCGAGCAACGCCTGCTCGACTGCCTGCAGGCACGCTACGAAATCATCGCCTGA
- the radC gene encoding RadC family protein, with the protein MAITDWPAADRPREKLLAQGAHALTDAELLAIFLRVGIRGKSAVDLARDLLSHFGTLTRLFSADAAQLAAIPGMGEAKYAQLQAILEMARRALGEEVRELPIFTSPRAVADYLRLTLAREPREVFLALWLDARHRLITSEPLFHGTLTQTAVYPREVVKRALSHNAAAVIVAHNHPSGAAEPSAADESLTRALRDALALVDVRLLDHFIVPSAGPPQSLAERGLL; encoded by the coding sequence ATGGCCATCACCGATTGGCCCGCCGCCGACCGTCCCCGCGAAAAGCTCCTGGCCCAGGGTGCCCACGCCCTGACCGATGCGGAACTGCTGGCCATCTTCCTGCGCGTCGGCATCCGCGGTAAAAGCGCGGTGGACTTGGCCCGGGACCTGCTCAGCCACTTCGGCACCCTGACCCGCCTGTTTTCCGCCGACGCGGCGCAACTGGCCGCCATCCCCGGCATGGGCGAGGCCAAATACGCCCAACTGCAGGCCATTCTCGAAATGGCCCGACGCGCCTTGGGTGAAGAGGTGCGCGAACTGCCCATCTTCACCTCGCCCCGGGCGGTGGCCGATTACCTGCGCCTGACCCTGGCCCGGGAGCCCCGGGAAGTCTTTCTCGCCCTGTGGCTCGACGCCCGTCACCGCCTGATCACCAGCGAGCCCCTGTTCCACGGCACCCTGACCCAGACGGCGGTGTATCCCCGCGAGGTGGTCAAACGGGCGCTCAGCCACAACGCCGCAGCGGTAATCGTCGCCCACAACCACCCTTCCGGCGCCGCCGAGCCCTCGGCCGCCGACGAAAGCCTGACCCGGGCCCTGCGCGATGCCCTGGCCCTGGTGGACGTGCGCCTGCTCGACCACTTCATCGTCCCCTCCGCCGGCCCTCCCCAGTCCCTGGCAGAACGGGGCTTGCTCTGA
- the coaBC gene encoding bifunctional phosphopantothenoylcysteine decarboxylase/phosphopantothenate--cysteine ligase CoaBC, whose protein sequence is MPEQFAHSTAPSASTDGLELAGRRILLGVTGGVAAYKAAELTRQLIKAGATVRVAMTEAATRFVAPATFQALSGQSVFVDAWDARVPNLMPHIELSREADVVLVAPATADFLAKVVQGRADDLLSTLVLARDCPLLVAPAMNKQMWDNPATQRNVAQLAADDISMLGPDEGVQACGETGFGRMLEPEVLVEEVIAFFTPKVLAGKQVLLTAGPTFEAIDPVRGITNLSSGRMGYALARAARQAGAAVTLVSGPTGLPCPVGVARIDVTSALEMHGAVLSRAAASDVFIAVAAVADYRPAAPETRKIKKTAAGGEAMTLALTRNPDILSDVAALPAPPYCVGFAAESHDLAQYAEAKRVNKKLPLVVGNLIGDGFGGDSNKVILFDASGAHPLATTSKHGIARDIVARIAAALAG, encoded by the coding sequence TTGCCTGAGCAATTCGCGCACTCTACTGCCCCTTCTGCATCGACGGATGGGCTCGAACTGGCCGGCCGGCGCATCCTGCTCGGCGTGACCGGCGGAGTGGCCGCCTACAAGGCCGCCGAGCTGACCCGCCAGTTGATCAAGGCCGGCGCCACGGTGCGGGTGGCGATGACCGAGGCGGCTACCCGCTTCGTCGCCCCGGCCACCTTCCAGGCCCTGTCCGGGCAGAGCGTCTTCGTCGATGCCTGGGATGCGCGGGTGCCCAACTTGATGCCCCATATCGAACTTTCCCGGGAGGCGGATGTGGTGCTGGTGGCCCCGGCTACCGCCGATTTCCTGGCCAAGGTGGTGCAGGGGCGGGCCGACGATCTGCTGTCCACCCTGGTGCTGGCCCGGGATTGCCCCTTGCTGGTGGCGCCGGCCATGAACAAGCAGATGTGGGACAACCCGGCCACCCAGCGCAATGTCGCCCAGCTGGCCGCCGATGACATCTCCATGCTCGGCCCGGACGAAGGCGTCCAGGCCTGCGGTGAGACCGGCTTCGGCCGCATGCTGGAGCCCGAGGTGCTGGTGGAAGAGGTGATCGCCTTTTTTACCCCCAAGGTGCTGGCCGGCAAACAGGTGCTACTCACCGCCGGTCCGACCTTCGAAGCCATCGACCCGGTGCGCGGCATCACCAACCTGTCGTCGGGGCGCATGGGCTACGCCCTGGCCCGGGCGGCGCGCCAGGCCGGCGCCGCGGTGACCCTGGTGAGCGGCCCCACCGGCCTGCCCTGCCCGGTGGGGGTGGCGCGCATCGACGTCACCAGCGCCCTGGAGATGCACGGCGCGGTGCTGAGCCGGGCGGCAGCGTCCGACGTGTTCATCGCCGTGGCGGCGGTGGCTGACTACCGGCCGGCGGCCCCCGAGACCCGGAAGATCAAGAAGACCGCTGCCGGTGGCGAGGCCATGACCTTGGCGCTAACGCGCAACCCGGACATCCTCTCCGACGTGGCGGCGCTGCCGGCGCCTCCCTACTGTGTCGGCTTTGCCGCTGAGAGCCACGACTTGGCCCAGTACGCTGAGGCGAAGCGGGTGAACAAGAAGCTGCCCCTAGTGGTGGGCAATCTGATCGGCGACGGTTTCGGCGGCGACAGCAACAAGGTCATCCTGTTCGATGCCAGCGGCGCCCATCCCCTCGCCACCACCAGCAAGCACGGCATCGCCCGGGACATCGTGGCGCGCATCGCCGCCGCCCTGGCCGGCTGA
- the dut gene encoding dUTP diphosphatase — translation MHHIDIKLLDNRLREMPPQYATPGAAGLDLRACIEAPVHVKPGDTTLIPSGIAIHLADPGLAAIVLPRSGLGHKHGVVLGNLVGLIDSDYQGEILISVWNRGKDAFTINPLDRIAQLVVVPVVQVGFNVVEEFPATDRGEAGFGSTGKH, via the coding sequence ATGCACCACATCGACATCAAGCTGCTCGACAACCGGCTACGCGAAATGCCGCCCCAGTACGCCACGCCGGGAGCGGCGGGGCTGGACCTGCGCGCCTGTATCGAGGCCCCGGTCCATGTCAAACCCGGGGACACCACCCTGATCCCTTCGGGGATCGCCATCCACCTAGCCGATCCGGGCCTGGCCGCCATCGTCCTGCCCCGCTCCGGGCTGGGCCACAAGCACGGCGTGGTCCTGGGCAATCTGGTGGGGCTGATCGACAGCGATTACCAGGGCGAAATCCTCATTTCGGTATGGAACCGGGGCAAGGATGCCTTCACCATCAATCCCCTCGACCGCATCGCCCAGCTGGTGGTGGTGCCGGTGGTGCAGGTGGGCTTCAACGTGGTGGAGGAATTCCCCGCCACCGACCGGGGCGAAGCCGGTTTCGGTAGCACCGGCAAGCACTGA
- a CDS encoding c-type cytochrome has protein sequence MSKTKMLGAAVLLAMSGVVHAAGPAKPDLARAEEIVGGRCFLCHGAEGESSSPIFPRLAGQNADYVAKQLADFQSGRRKSDTMQSQVQELTADEMTALGLFFAAKKPAPHRPRDVDLAGVGRYIFTKGNPFAGVAACSSCHGAKGYGTTQLPRLAGQHPLYIEEQLKQFNKRERTNDNAVMHAVASKLTELEVKAVAEYIGALD, from the coding sequence ATGAGCAAGACCAAGATGCTGGGTGCAGCGGTGCTGCTGGCGATGAGCGGTGTGGTTCACGCCGCCGGGCCGGCCAAGCCGGACCTGGCCCGGGCCGAGGAGATCGTTGGCGGGCGCTGTTTCCTCTGCCACGGCGCCGAGGGCGAGTCGTCCAGCCCGATCTTCCCCCGCCTGGCCGGGCAGAACGCGGATTACGTCGCCAAGCAATTGGCCGATTTCCAGAGCGGCCGGCGCAAGAGCGACACCATGCAGTCCCAAGTGCAGGAACTGACGGCGGATGAAATGACGGCCCTGGGCCTCTTCTTCGCCGCCAAGAAGCCGGCGCCCCATCGCCCCCGGGATGTGGATCTGGCTGGGGTCGGTCGTTACATCTTCACCAAGGGCAATCCCTTCGCCGGGGTGGCGGCCTGCTCTAGCTGCCATGGCGCCAAGGGTTATGGCACCACCCAACTGCCCCGCCTGGCGGGCCAGCATCCGCTCTACATCGAGGAGCAGCTCAAGCAGTTCAACAAGCGCGAGCGCACCAACGACAACGCGGTGATGCACGCGGTGGCGTCCAAGCTCACCGAGCTGGAGGTCAAGGCCGTGGCGGAATACATCGGCGCACTGGACTGA
- a CDS encoding NAD(P)/FAD-dependent oxidoreductase — translation MPNLNQLNRRDFLKAAGAASVAGSTLGLTACAGGASKARGHVVVVGGGYGGATVAKYLRMWSDRGIDVTLVERNANFVSCPISNLVVAGYKGLEDITVSYEGLKTHWGVRVIKDEVTAVDTAKRTVTLAQGGTLSYDRLVLSPGVDFQWDQVPALNNADAQGKILHAWKAGPQTVALRKQLEDMKDGGVFAISIPKAPYRCPPGPYERASVVAAYLKAKKPKSKVLILDANEEVTSKKGLFMKAWDDLYKGIVEYRPNSQLTDVDVAGKTALLEFDKVKADVLNVIPPQRTGEIAAKAGLKLINNRWVDVNWLTMESTNTPGVHVLGDAIFPAPTMPKSGHMANQHAKVAAAAIINLQSGLEPNPEPVVMNTCYSFVAEKSVIHVSSVHRYDAEKKQPMPVAGAGGVSAARNELEAKIALGWAKNIWADMLT, via the coding sequence ATGCCGAATCTGAACCAACTCAATCGACGCGACTTCCTCAAGGCAGCCGGTGCCGCCTCCGTGGCCGGCTCGACCCTTGGCCTGACGGCCTGCGCCGGCGGTGCCAGCAAGGCCCGCGGCCACGTGGTGGTGGTGGGCGGCGGCTATGGCGGCGCCACCGTGGCCAAGTACCTGCGCATGTGGAGCGACCGGGGCATCGATGTGACCCTGGTGGAGCGCAACGCCAACTTCGTCTCGTGCCCCATCTCCAACCTGGTGGTGGCCGGCTACAAGGGCCTGGAGGACATCACCGTCTCCTACGAGGGCCTCAAGACCCACTGGGGCGTGCGGGTCATCAAGGACGAAGTGACTGCGGTGGATACCGCCAAGCGCACCGTCACCCTGGCCCAGGGCGGCACCCTGTCCTACGACCGGCTGGTGCTCTCCCCCGGCGTGGACTTCCAATGGGACCAGGTACCGGCCCTCAACAACGCCGACGCCCAGGGCAAGATCCTGCACGCCTGGAAGGCCGGCCCCCAGACCGTTGCCTTGCGCAAGCAGCTGGAGGACATGAAGGACGGTGGCGTGTTCGCCATCTCCATCCCCAAGGCCCCCTACCGTTGCCCTCCCGGGCCCTACGAGCGTGCCAGCGTAGTGGCCGCCTACCTGAAGGCGAAGAAGCCCAAATCCAAGGTGCTGATCCTCGACGCCAACGAAGAGGTGACCTCGAAGAAGGGCCTCTTCATGAAAGCCTGGGACGACCTGTACAAGGGCATCGTCGAGTACCGGCCGAACAGCCAGCTCACCGACGTGGACGTGGCCGGCAAGACCGCCCTGCTCGAGTTCGACAAGGTCAAGGCCGACGTGCTCAACGTCATCCCGCCCCAGCGCACCGGCGAGATCGCTGCCAAGGCCGGCCTCAAGCTGATCAACAACCGCTGGGTGGACGTCAACTGGCTGACCATGGAGTCCACCAACACCCCGGGGGTCCATGTCCTGGGCGACGCCATCTTCCCGGCGCCCACCATGCCCAAGTCCGGACACATGGCCAACCAGCACGCCAAGGTGGCCGCCGCCGCCATCATCAACTTGCAGTCCGGCCTGGAACCCAATCCGGAGCCGGTGGTGATGAACACCTGCTACAGCTTCGTCGCCGAAAAGAGCGTCATCCACGTCTCCTCGGTGCACCGCTACGACGCGGAGAAGAAGCAGCCGATGCCGGTGGCCGGGGCCGGTGGCGTCTCGGCGGCGCGCAACGAGCTGGAGGCGAAGATCGCCCTGGGCTGGGCCAAGAACATCTGGGCCGACATGCTGACCTGA
- a CDS encoding c-type cytochrome — MIRSSHRWALALIAATALAGASGSALAKDPNLGRNLAATCANCHGTNGNAVPGSGLDALAGTPRDKLLQKLNDFKTGVKPATIMHQISKGYTDEQLSLIADYFAAQK, encoded by the coding sequence ATGATTCGTTCGTCGCACCGATGGGCCCTGGCCCTGATCGCCGCCACCGCCCTTGCCGGCGCCAGCGGCAGCGCCCTGGCCAAGGATCCGAACCTGGGCCGCAACCTGGCGGCGACCTGCGCCAACTGCCACGGCACCAACGGCAACGCCGTGCCCGGCTCCGGCCTGGACGCCCTGGCCGGCACGCCCCGGGACAAGCTCCTGCAGAAACTCAACGACTTCAAGACCGGCGTGAAGCCGGCCACGATCATGCACCAGATCAGCAAGGGCTACACCGACGAGCAACTGAGCCTGATCGCCGACTACTTTGCCGCACAGAAATAA
- a CDS encoding ArsR/SmtB family transcription factor, whose translation MDEVDKVFDVVAEYFSLLSDPTRLRILHCLCNSEKPVHEVVDAIGLTQANVSRHLSLLYRAGVVDRRRDGNEVFYRVVDQNFVDLCRTVCVSVASRADRLPADGAGLFPASDA comes from the coding sequence ATGGACGAAGTCGACAAGGTGTTCGATGTAGTGGCTGAGTATTTCAGCCTGCTTTCGGACCCGACCCGTCTGCGGATTCTTCACTGCCTGTGCAACAGCGAAAAGCCGGTGCACGAAGTGGTGGATGCCATCGGTCTGACCCAGGCCAACGTCTCGCGGCACCTCAGCCTGCTCTATCGAGCCGGTGTGGTGGACCGCCGCCGGGACGGTAACGAGGTGTTCTACCGGGTGGTGGACCAGAATTTCGTAGACCTGTGCCGCACCGTGTGCGTGTCGGTGGCCAGCCGGGCTGACCGGCTGCCGGCCGACGGCGCCGGCCTGTTCCCGGCGAGCGACGCCTAA
- the soxC gene encoding sulfite dehydrogenase produces MSEHPTRPEGAGQRLGKVRPAPEGFLSQDDIAAVKAGRRDFLRGSFSAAVAAMGAGAAGFSGLARAAEEGDSAILTLPPWSTSLGQGVATRPYGLPSQYEKGLIRRESPGLTRVSGSSVAFTPLQGLFGIITPSGLHFERHHQGWQDIDPSRHRLMINGSDPSMVKRPKVYTMDDILRMPPVSRIHFIECGANTGMEWGNVAVPTVQYSHGMLSCSEFTGVPLRWILEDCGADLKKGKYILAEGADGSSMTRTIPMELVLSDEVLVAYGQNGEMLRPENGYPLRLVVPGVQGVSWVKWLRRIEVGDQPYATKDEAVHYIDLMPNGQHRQYSSIQEAKSVITSPSGGQMLLDKGFYNVTGLAWSGRGKVKKVDVSFDGGINWKEARLEGPIHSKALARFNIGWVWDGKPAILQSRVTDETGYVQPSYGQLRAVRGTKSIYHNNAIQSWKVAESGEVSNVQVL; encoded by the coding sequence ATGAGTGAGCATCCGACACGGCCCGAAGGCGCCGGTCAGCGCCTGGGCAAGGTGCGCCCGGCCCCCGAGGGCTTTCTGAGCCAGGACGATATCGCCGCGGTCAAGGCCGGCCGCCGGGATTTCCTGCGCGGCAGCTTTTCCGCCGCCGTGGCTGCCATGGGTGCCGGCGCCGCTGGCTTTTCCGGCCTGGCCCGGGCCGCCGAGGAGGGCGACTCCGCCATCCTCACCCTGCCGCCCTGGAGCACCAGCCTGGGCCAAGGGGTCGCCACCCGTCCCTACGGCCTGCCCAGCCAGTACGAAAAAGGCTTGATCCGCCGCGAATCGCCGGGCCTGACCCGGGTGTCCGGCTCGTCCGTGGCCTTCACCCCGTTGCAGGGCCTGTTCGGCATCATCACCCCCTCGGGCCTGCACTTCGAGCGCCACCACCAGGGCTGGCAGGACATCGATCCGTCGCGCCACCGCCTGATGATCAACGGCTCCGATCCCTCCATGGTCAAGCGGCCCAAGGTCTACACCATGGACGACATCCTGCGCATGCCGCCGGTGTCGCGCATCCACTTCATCGAATGCGGCGCCAACACCGGCATGGAGTGGGGCAACGTGGCGGTGCCCACCGTTCAGTACTCCCACGGCATGCTGTCCTGCTCCGAATTCACCGGGGTTCCCCTGCGCTGGATCCTGGAGGACTGCGGCGCCGACCTGAAGAAGGGCAAGTACATTCTGGCCGAGGGGGCCGACGGCTCGTCCATGACCCGCACCATCCCCATGGAACTGGTGCTGTCCGACGAGGTGCTGGTGGCCTACGGCCAGAACGGCGAAATGCTGCGCCCCGAGAACGGCTACCCGCTGCGCCTGGTGGTCCCGGGCGTCCAGGGCGTGTCCTGGGTCAAGTGGTTGCGCCGCATCGAGGTGGGCGATCAGCCTTACGCCACCAAGGACGAGGCGGTGCACTACATCGACCTGATGCCTAACGGCCAGCATCGCCAGTACTCCTCCATCCAGGAGGCCAAGTCGGTCATCACCAGCCCCTCCGGTGGCCAGATGCTGCTCGACAAGGGCTTCTACAACGTCACCGGTCTGGCCTGGTCCGGCAGGGGCAAGGTCAAGAAGGTGGATGTCTCCTTCGACGGCGGCATCAACTGGAAGGAAGCGCGCCTGGAGGGCCCGATCCATTCCAAGGCCCTGGCCCGCTTCAACATCGGCTGGGTGTGGGATGGCAAGCCGGCGATCCTGCAATCCCGGGTCACCGACGAAACCGGCTACGTCCAGCCGTCCTACGGCCAGCTGCGCGCCGTGCGCGGCACCAAGTCGATCTATCACAACAACGCCATTCAATCCTGGAAAGTGGCCGAGAGCGGGGAGGTGTCCAATGTCCAGGTTCTCTAA
- a CDS encoding c-type cytochrome, which produces MSRFSKLACVALIGALGATSALAAGKGAAPAAPVLEGLGRPATPAEIRAWDIDVRPDFKGLPKGQGSVDQGQEVWEAKCATCHGTFGESNEVFTPIAGGTTADDIKTGHVKNLGPGSSFPQRTTLMKVATLSTLWDYINRAMPWTAPKSLKTDEVYAVLAYILNLGEIVPADFVLSDANIAEVQKRMPNRNGMTTDHGLWPGKGIGTGKPDVKAVACMTNCKTEVKIGSTLPDYAEAAHGNLAEQNRTVGATRGKDINAAKGQPAAAADKPSANALTSQLAQTAGCTACHGLTNKVVGPGFNEVAAKYKGKADAEGKLVAKVKQGGAGVWGQIPMPPQSLKDEEIKSLVQWILSGTPAK; this is translated from the coding sequence ATGTCCAGGTTCTCTAAGCTCGCCTGTGTTGCCCTGATCGGCGCCCTGGGTGCCACCTCGGCCCTGGCCGCCGGCAAGGGTGCGGCACCTGCTGCGCCGGTGCTCGAAGGCCTTGGCCGTCCCGCCACCCCGGCCGAGATCCGCGCCTGGGACATCGACGTGCGTCCCGACTTCAAGGGCCTGCCCAAGGGCCAGGGCTCGGTGGATCAGGGGCAGGAAGTGTGGGAGGCCAAGTGCGCCACCTGCCACGGCACCTTCGGCGAGTCGAACGAGGTGTTCACCCCGATCGCCGGCGGTACCACCGCCGACGACATCAAGACCGGTCATGTCAAGAATCTGGGCCCCGGCTCCAGCTTCCCCCAGCGCACCACGCTGATGAAGGTGGCCACCCTGTCGACCCTGTGGGACTACATCAACCGGGCCATGCCGTGGACCGCGCCGAAGTCCCTCAAGACCGACGAGGTGTATGCGGTGCTCGCCTACATCCTCAACCTGGGTGAGATCGTGCCGGCCGACTTCGTGCTCTCCGACGCCAACATCGCCGAAGTGCAAAAGCGCATGCCCAACCGCAACGGCATGACCACCGATCACGGCCTGTGGCCGGGCAAGGGCATCGGCACCGGCAAGCCGGACGTGAAGGCTGTGGCCTGCATGACCAACTGCAAGACCGAGGTGAAGATCGGCTCGACCCTGCCCGACTATGCGGAAGCCGCCCACGGCAACCTGGCCGAGCAGAACCGCACCGTCGGCGCCACCCGGGGCAAGGACATCAATGCCGCCAAGGGGCAGCCCGCCGCCGCGGCGGACAAGCCCTCGGCCAACGCCCTGACCAGCCAACTGGCCCAGACCGCCGGCTGCACCGCCTGCCACGGCCTGACCAACAAGGTCGTCGGCCCGGGCTTCAACGAGGTGGCGGCCAAGTACAAGGGCAAGGCCGATGCGGAAGGTAAACTGGTCGCCAAGGTGAAGCAGGGTGGCGCCGGCGTGTGGGGGCAGATCCCGATGCCGCCGCAATCCCTCAAGGACGAGGAAATCAAGTCCCTGGTGCAGTGGATCCTGTCGGGCACCCCGGCAAAGTAA